A window of the Haloarcula litorea genome harbors these coding sequences:
- the ilvN gene encoding acetolactate synthase small subunit, with amino-acid sequence MPGPAPDERMRPEGRRNSQGIRVDPEAEVTHEPRQAVLSALVKHRPGVLAEVSGLFSRRQFNIESLTVGPTDDEDTARMTILIEEPEPGIEQAKKQLRKLVPVVEVTELEPAAVRRELALIKVDGEKPDDVNAVAEMYGGQAVDASTDSVTVEITGSKQKIDAAVDAFQQFDVREVVRTGAAALERGPTTLDNDD; translated from the coding sequence ATGCCCGGACCCGCGCCCGACGAACGGATGCGTCCCGAGGGCCGACGCAACTCCCAGGGGATCCGCGTCGACCCCGAGGCCGAAGTGACCCACGAGCCGCGGCAGGCGGTCCTGTCGGCGCTGGTCAAGCACCGCCCCGGCGTGCTCGCGGAGGTGTCGGGGCTGTTCAGCCGCCGGCAGTTCAACATCGAAAGCCTCACCGTGGGACCGACGGACGACGAAGACACCGCCCGGATGACGATCCTCATCGAGGAGCCGGAACCCGGGATCGAACAGGCGAAGAAGCAACTGCGGAAGCTGGTGCCCGTCGTCGAGGTCACGGAGCTGGAGCCGGCGGCGGTCCGGCGGGAGCTCGCGCTCATCAAGGTGGACGGCGAGAAGCCCGACGACGTCAACGCCGTCGCCGAGATGTACGGCGGACAGGCCGTCGACGCCTCGACCGACTCCGTGACCGTCGAGATCACGGGCAGCAAGCAGAAGATCGACGCCGCCGTCGACGCGTTCCAGCAGTTCGACGTGCGGGAGGTCGTGCGGACCGGGGCCGCCGCGCTGGAACGAGGCCCCACCACACTGGACAACGATGACTGA
- the ilvB gene encoding biosynthetic-type acetolactate synthase large subunit, whose protein sequence is MSERASVPRAEEQPDEEHADEAEPVSTGAQSVVRALENAGTEFVFGVQGGAIMPVYDALYDSDITHVTMAHEQGASHAADAYGIVTGDPGVCFATSGPGATNLVTGIADASMDSDPVIALTGQVPTDFVGNDAFQETDTVGITQPITKESYFASHSDTVGDDVSEAFALADSGRQGPTLVDLPKDVTQGETEVEPKAPETPDTYEVQEEADDAAVQEAAEALADADRPVILSGGGVIKAEASSALREFAKEYEIPVITTMPGIGSFPEDHELSLEWAGMHGTGYANMAITNTDCMLAIGTRFDDRLTGGVDSFAPDADIVHVDIDPAEISKNVYADYPLIGDARKVLRQLFDAMPRAPAADEWREQCQDWKEEYPMEYDTPDDEPLKPQYVVERFSEVTPDDTIVCTGVGQHQMWASQFWEYTEPRTWVSSHGLGTMGYGVPAAIGAKLAAPDQEVVCFDGDGSFLMTVQGLSVAVRENLDITYVILNNEAVGMVRQWQDGFYEGRRMASEYPWIPQFDKLAEAFGARGFRLEDYGEVEETIQAARDYDGPSVIDAHIDPGENVFPMVPSGGDNGLFALEEDHLEML, encoded by the coding sequence ATGAGCGAGCGCGCATCGGTCCCACGAGCAGAGGAACAGCCCGACGAGGAACACGCGGACGAGGCGGAACCGGTCAGCACCGGCGCACAGTCCGTCGTCCGGGCGCTGGAGAACGCCGGCACGGAGTTCGTCTTCGGCGTCCAGGGCGGGGCCATCATGCCCGTCTACGACGCGCTGTACGACTCCGACATCACGCACGTGACGATGGCCCACGAGCAGGGGGCCTCCCACGCCGCCGACGCCTACGGCATCGTCACCGGCGACCCGGGCGTCTGTTTCGCCACCTCGGGGCCGGGCGCGACGAACCTCGTGACCGGCATCGCCGACGCCTCGATGGACTCGGACCCGGTGATCGCGCTGACGGGGCAGGTCCCGACTGACTTCGTCGGCAACGACGCGTTCCAGGAGACCGACACCGTCGGCATCACCCAGCCCATCACGAAGGAGAGCTACTTCGCGAGCCACTCCGACACGGTCGGCGACGACGTCAGCGAGGCGTTCGCGCTGGCCGATTCGGGCCGGCAGGGGCCGACGCTGGTCGACCTCCCGAAAGACGTCACGCAGGGCGAGACCGAGGTTGAACCGAAGGCCCCGGAGACGCCCGACACCTACGAGGTCCAGGAGGAGGCCGACGACGCGGCCGTCCAGGAGGCCGCCGAGGCGCTCGCCGACGCGGACCGTCCGGTCATCCTGTCGGGCGGCGGCGTCATCAAGGCGGAGGCCTCCTCGGCGCTCCGGGAGTTCGCGAAGGAGTACGAGATCCCGGTCATCACGACGATGCCGGGCATCGGGAGCTTCCCCGAGGACCACGAGCTCTCGCTGGAGTGGGCCGGGATGCACGGCACCGGCTACGCCAACATGGCCATCACGAACACGGACTGTATGCTGGCCATCGGCACGCGGTTCGACGACCGCCTGACCGGCGGCGTCGACTCGTTCGCGCCGGACGCCGACATCGTCCACGTCGACATCGACCCCGCCGAGATCAGCAAGAACGTCTACGCGGACTACCCGCTGATCGGCGACGCCCGGAAGGTCCTGCGGCAGCTGTTCGACGCGATGCCGCGAGCGCCCGCGGCCGACGAGTGGCGCGAGCAGTGCCAGGACTGGAAAGAGGAGTACCCGATGGAGTACGACACGCCCGACGACGAGCCGCTGAAACCGCAGTACGTCGTCGAGCGGTTCTCCGAGGTGACGCCGGACGACACCATCGTCTGTACCGGCGTTGGCCAGCACCAGATGTGGGCCTCCCAGTTCTGGGAGTACACCGAGCCACGGACGTGGGTCTCCTCCCACGGCCTGGGGACGATGGGGTACGGCGTCCCCGCGGCCATCGGCGCGAAGCTGGCGGCCCCCGACCAGGAGGTCGTCTGCTTCGACGGCGACGGCTCGTTCCTGATGACGGTCCAGGGCCTCTCGGTCGCGGTCCGGGAGAACCTCGACATCACCTACGTCATCCTGAACAACGAGGCCGTCGGGATGGTCCGCCAGTGGCAGGACGGCTTCTACGAGGGCCGTCGGATGGCCTCGGAGTACCCGTGGATCCCCCAGTTCGACAAGCTCGCGGAGGCGTTCGGCGCTCGCGGCTTCCGGCTGGAGGACTACGGCGAGGTCGAGGAGACCATCCAGGCGGCCCGCGACTACGACGGGCCGTCTGTCATCGACGCCCACATCGACCCCGGGGAGAACGTCTTCCCGATGGTCCCGAGCGGCGGCGACAACGGCCTGTTCGCACTGGAGGAAGACCACCTGGAGATGCTCTGA
- a CDS encoding LeuA family protein: protein MEFFQGTLDSTSEISDARIFDTTLRDGEQSPRTSFNYEDKREIAALLDEMGTHVIEAGFPVNSDAEFEAVRDIAESTRVTTCGLARVVEKDIEAALESGVDMVHTFVSTSDVQLQDSMHATRQEALDSAVESVERIVEAGAECMFSPMDATRTDEDFLVEVIEATSAAGADWINIPDTCGVATPSRFADLIAKVDSVTEAGIDVHTHDDFGLASANAISGYEAGAAQSQVSVNGIGERAGNAAYEEVVMSLESLYDVDTGVDTTRITELSRIVEEKSDIPVPANKPVVGRNAFSHESGIHAAGVIENSDTFEPGVMTPEMVGAERELVLGKHTGAHSVRERLVDAGYDPSDAEVREVTRRVKEFGAEKQQVTMSELERFAEEVGVERESEEVRA, encoded by the coding sequence ATCGAGTTCTTCCAGGGCACACTGGATTCCACGTCTGAGATCTCAGACGCACGCATTTTCGACACCACGCTGCGAGACGGTGAGCAGTCACCGCGCACGTCGTTCAACTACGAGGACAAACGCGAGATAGCCGCGCTGCTGGACGAGATGGGGACCCACGTCATCGAGGCCGGCTTCCCCGTCAACTCCGACGCGGAGTTCGAGGCGGTGCGGGACATCGCGGAGTCCACACGGGTGACGACCTGCGGGCTGGCACGCGTGGTCGAGAAGGACATCGAGGCGGCGCTGGAGTCGGGTGTGGATATGGTCCACACGTTCGTCTCGACGTCGGACGTACAGTTGCAGGATTCCATGCACGCGACCCGGCAGGAGGCGCTGGACTCGGCGGTCGAGTCCGTCGAGCGCATCGTCGAGGCCGGGGCCGAGTGTATGTTCTCGCCGATGGACGCCACCCGGACGGACGAGGACTTCCTCGTCGAGGTCATCGAGGCCACGTCCGCGGCCGGGGCCGACTGGATCAACATCCCCGACACCTGCGGGGTGGCGACGCCGAGCCGCTTCGCCGACCTGATCGCGAAGGTCGACTCGGTGACCGAGGCCGGCATCGACGTGCACACGCACGACGACTTCGGGCTGGCCTCCGCCAACGCCATCTCCGGCTACGAGGCCGGCGCGGCCCAGTCGCAGGTGTCGGTCAACGGCATCGGCGAGCGGGCCGGTAACGCGGCCTACGAGGAGGTCGTGATGTCGCTGGAGTCGCTGTACGACGTCGACACCGGCGTCGACACCACGCGCATCACGGAGCTGTCACGCATCGTCGAGGAGAAGTCCGACATCCCGGTGCCGGCGAACAAGCCGGTCGTGGGCCGCAACGCCTTCTCCCACGAGAGCGGCATCCACGCCGCCGGCGTCATCGAGAACTCCGACACCTTCGAGCCGGGGGTCATGACCCCGGAGATGGTGGGGGCCGAGCGCGAGCTGGTGCTGGGCAAGCACACCGGTGCCCACTCGGTCCGGGAGCGGCTCGTCGACGCGGGCTACGACCCCAGCGACGCCGAGGTCCGGGAAGTGACCCGCCGCGTCAAGGAGTTCGGCGCGGAGAAACAGCAGGTCACGATGAGCGAACTGGAGCGGTTCGCCGAGGAGGTCGGCGTCGAGCGGGAAAGCGAGGAGGTCCGGGCGTAG
- a CDS encoding DUF5779 family protein, with product MSDFEGLDLQAVEDQMDLDDDGDGGSDRVVLGVLDGTTDDDEWLSIVDDGGALVLNVDGDLNELAAGFARPVKEAGGELMHFRGFLVVTPPGVDIDTDRL from the coding sequence ATGAGCGACTTCGAGGGGCTCGACCTACAGGCCGTCGAGGACCAGATGGACCTCGACGACGACGGCGACGGGGGGAGCGACCGCGTGGTCCTGGGCGTGCTCGACGGCACCACCGACGACGACGAGTGGCTCTCGATCGTCGACGACGGGGGGGCGCTGGTCCTGAACGTCGACGGCGACCTGAACGAACTCGCCGCCGGGTTCGCCCGGCCGGTCAAGGAGGCCGGCGGCGAACTGATGCACTTCCGTGGCTTTCTCGTCGTGACGCCGCCGGGCGTCGACATCGACACCGACCGGCTCTGA
- a CDS encoding carboxypeptidase regulatory-like domain-containing protein, whose product MLDTTLKLRAVWLSALLVLSLLAFGVGTVPGGAVSGNVASNAAGNAEVTTSQTVAGKAADYSVSASYDRLSQDAETVRVNFTGTGAKMTYATVRDGTVTVSAGGQQREVVVSSRQVVENGAAVDITLAESLKRGSSPTVSFTLENVFNPGTAGDYDVTVDARSSGTTVQRADDQVSIIEGGDIAGTVEHPDGSAVTDDSTDVDIIDPDTGKTVERASYSASTGRYTATVPGGTYDVEVTSDGYARQVRTVSVANGGSVTQDVTMDHGGWLNGTVTDGSGTPLRGITVEAVRTSTNTVAASTTTAGDGSYSLALDPDGTYVVLASLTDSDDYDTGFREGVGVTDGATTTVNLTTPEIPDDGTISVSATGPDGTPITGATVSYRSSDYRFGSRTKTDLNGDASISTPAGTYLVRITTSAYGTRVVRGVALNESGTADVSVTFRKPATISGTVSAETGSVPKGTMVLISDGESFYPVQVTRGSYSKTVPPGDYTVSVFARGKSAPTAAVNATAGETNTSDFTLEKASIEASNVTITSGPGDGSNLGLRTDLQSGLVQLQLVDESSYSGQGVGKPDNLTSLGVTRQTEFRITLTVKNFDPNSLIWGLRNASWETSPNASVADGTDITITGSTVDLQAVSSKGVGPLLFQSPSTISWPNGRNAAADMGFTRTVYFGLFDLSTVPGPAQNNLNGISTTTNAQRFAPPTYDNGSLQVWMAAPSKNETGGKHTGFYQATIPDSQLNEWGVDDPETELDVSFKDQPRTFTVTETADGARILIENISYSAGYAAISPNETAIGSGGGGGDTTTDPTDDETTNTTASNETALNETAADDTVDNATDPVVAVSAVRNGSTGLATAAVATVTANQTVSVAFEDADREVASEPFTVARVNVTAATDVESLSVSAGRPSETVADVPELSAAREAAAVEYVEIDTSAAAANVSSATITVALNESEREALGVSRENVTVYRYHDGWQALNTTHVGDGEYRAESPGFSTFAVGGPQSTQQSTETNPAAPTETESPTETETETATPETPTSTETAAPSTAADSPTPTTGSGPGFGVVAALLAVLATALAARTRR is encoded by the coding sequence ATGCTGGACACCACTCTGAAGCTGCGAGCGGTGTGGCTATCGGCGCTGCTCGTCCTCTCACTGCTCGCGTTCGGTGTCGGGACCGTACCCGGCGGTGCGGTCTCCGGCAACGTCGCGTCGAACGCGGCCGGCAACGCCGAGGTGACCACCTCCCAGACCGTGGCCGGGAAGGCCGCGGACTACTCGGTCAGTGCCAGCTACGACCGGCTGAGCCAGGACGCCGAGACCGTCCGCGTCAACTTCACCGGAACCGGCGCGAAGATGACCTACGCCACCGTCCGGGACGGGACCGTCACGGTCTCGGCTGGCGGGCAACAGCGGGAGGTCGTCGTCAGTTCCAGACAGGTCGTTGAGAACGGTGCGGCGGTGGACATCACCCTCGCCGAGAGCCTGAAGCGCGGCAGCTCGCCCACGGTCTCGTTCACCCTCGAGAACGTCTTCAATCCGGGGACTGCGGGAGACTACGACGTGACCGTCGACGCTCGGTCGAGCGGGACGACCGTCCAGCGGGCCGACGACCAGGTGTCCATCATCGAGGGCGGTGACATCGCGGGGACGGTCGAACACCCCGACGGCTCCGCCGTCACGGACGACAGTACGGACGTCGACATCATCGACCCTGACACGGGCAAGACGGTCGAGCGTGCGAGTTACAGCGCGTCCACGGGTCGCTACACCGCCACCGTCCCCGGCGGAACGTACGACGTCGAGGTGACGTCTGACGGCTACGCACGGCAGGTGCGGACGGTCAGCGTCGCGAACGGCGGGTCGGTCACGCAGGACGTGACGATGGACCACGGCGGTTGGCTCAACGGGACCGTGACAGACGGGTCCGGGACGCCGCTACGGGGGATCACCGTCGAAGCGGTACGGACCTCGACGAACACCGTCGCCGCGTCGACGACGACGGCCGGCGACGGGTCGTACTCGCTCGCGCTTGACCCGGACGGCACCTACGTCGTCCTCGCGTCGCTGACCGACTCGGACGACTACGACACGGGCTTCCGTGAGGGTGTCGGCGTCACGGACGGCGCGACGACCACGGTGAACCTGACGACGCCCGAGATCCCCGACGACGGGACCATCAGCGTCTCGGCGACGGGTCCCGACGGAACCCCGATCACCGGTGCGACGGTCAGCTACCGGAGTTCGGACTACCGGTTCGGCAGTCGGACGAAGACCGATCTGAACGGTGACGCAAGCATCAGCACCCCCGCCGGGACCTACCTCGTGCGCATCACGACCTCGGCCTACGGGACCAGGGTCGTCCGGGGCGTCGCTCTCAACGAGAGCGGGACCGCCGACGTGAGCGTCACCTTCCGGAAGCCGGCGACCATCTCGGGGACCGTCTCCGCCGAGACCGGATCGGTGCCGAAGGGGACGATGGTCCTGATCAGCGACGGCGAGAGCTTCTACCCGGTGCAGGTGACCCGAGGGAGTTACAGCAAGACCGTCCCGCCGGGCGACTACACCGTCTCGGTGTTCGCCCGGGGCAAGAGCGCCCCGACGGCCGCGGTGAACGCCACGGCCGGGGAGACGAACACGAGCGACTTCACCCTGGAGAAGGCGTCGATCGAAGCCTCGAACGTCACCATCACGTCCGGCCCGGGCGACGGGTCGAACCTCGGCCTCCGGACGGACCTGCAGTCGGGACTCGTGCAGCTACAGCTGGTCGACGAGTCCTCGTACTCGGGCCAGGGGGTCGGGAAACCGGACAACCTCACGAGCCTCGGCGTGACCAGACAGACCGAGTTCCGCATCACCCTCACGGTGAAGAACTTCGATCCCAACTCGCTGATCTGGGGGCTCCGCAACGCCAGCTGGGAGACCTCGCCCAACGCGAGCGTCGCGGACGGGACCGACATCACCATCACGGGGTCGACGGTCGACCTCCAGGCGGTGTCGTCGAAGGGCGTCGGGCCGCTGTTGTTCCAGAGCCCGTCGACGATCTCCTGGCCGAACGGTCGGAACGCGGCCGCCGATATGGGCTTCACCCGGACGGTCTACTTCGGCCTGTTCGACCTCTCGACGGTGCCCGGCCCCGCCCAGAACAACCTCAACGGGATCAGTACGACGACCAACGCACAGCGGTTCGCGCCGCCGACCTACGACAACGGGTCGCTCCAGGTGTGGATGGCCGCCCCGAGCAAGAACGAGACCGGCGGCAAACACACCGGGTTCTACCAGGCGACGATCCCGGACTCCCAGCTGAACGAGTGGGGCGTCGACGACCCCGAGACCGAACTCGACGTCTCGTTCAAGGACCAGCCCCGGACGTTCACCGTCACCGAGACCGCCGACGGCGCTCGCATCCTCATCGAGAACATCAGCTACTCCGCGGGATACGCCGCGATCTCGCCCAACGAGACGGCGATCGGCAGCGGCGGCGGCGGTGGTGACACGACGACGGACCCGACCGACGACGAGACGACCAACACGACCGCCTCCAACGAGACCGCGCTCAACGAGACCGCGGCCGACGACACCGTCGACAACGCGACCGACCCGGTCGTCGCGGTCTCTGCGGTCCGGAACGGGAGCACCGGACTGGCGACGGCGGCGGTTGCGACCGTCACAGCGAACCAGACCGTCTCGGTCGCGTTCGAAGACGCCGACCGGGAGGTGGCCTCGGAGCCGTTCACCGTCGCCAGGGTCAACGTCACCGCCGCCACCGACGTCGAGTCGCTGTCGGTGAGCGCCGGCCGGCCGTCCGAGACGGTGGCCGACGTGCCCGAACTCTCGGCGGCACGCGAGGCCGCGGCGGTCGAGTACGTCGAGATCGACACGAGCGCCGCGGCCGCGAACGTCTCCTCGGCGACGATCACCGTCGCGCTGAACGAGAGCGAGCGCGAGGCGCTCGGCGTCAGCCGCGAGAACGTCACGGTGTACCGCTACCACGACGGCTGGCAGGCGCTGAACACGACCCACGTCGGCGACGGCGAGTACCGGGCCGAGTCACCCGGATTCTCGACGTTCGCCGTCGGCGGGCCTCAGTCGACCCAGCAGTCCACCGAGACGAACCCGGCGGCTCCGACCGAGACCGAGAGCCCGACGGAGACTGAGACGGAGACGGCGACCCCGGAGACCCCGACCTCGACGGAGACGGCGGCTCCGTCGACGGCGGCGGACTCCCCGACCCCGACGACCGGGAGCGGACCCGGGTTCGGCGTCGTCGCGGCCCTGCTCGCGGTCCTCGCGACCGCGCTCGCCGCGCGGACCCGGCGGTAG
- a CDS encoding VOC family protein, with amino-acid sequence MLSTPEWLTLEVKYTDRMTAFYDAFLELDVQRETADAAVLTAGETELRLQSPGPVPRGGLHTHYALTVPEREYDDWYDRLDERFDLVEETFGDARSLYFYDPEGNCVELGERRSSGSGVTGLFELVLEVEQLDAAVEFYRSLGFELVDDGRDEGRVRLTTGELDLELWAPRLGIADARGGVHVDFGVAADDPRSIADGVADEARAVTSVDEGVRVRDPDGHYLTLVGDS; translated from the coding sequence ATGCTCTCCACCCCCGAGTGGCTCACGCTGGAAGTGAAGTACACCGACCGGATGACGGCGTTCTACGACGCGTTCCTCGAACTCGACGTCCAGCGGGAGACGGCCGACGCGGCGGTGCTGACCGCGGGCGAGACGGAACTGCGCCTCCAGTCGCCCGGGCCGGTCCCGCGCGGCGGGCTCCACACCCACTACGCGCTGACCGTCCCCGAGCGGGAGTACGACGACTGGTACGACCGCCTCGACGAGCGGTTCGATCTGGTCGAGGAGACGTTCGGCGACGCCCGCTCGCTGTACTTCTACGACCCGGAGGGCAACTGCGTCGAACTGGGCGAGCGGCGGTCCTCGGGCAGCGGCGTCACCGGACTGTTCGAGCTCGTCCTCGAAGTCGAACAGCTGGACGCCGCCGTCGAGTTCTACCGGTCGCTTGGCTTCGAGCTGGTCGACGACGGCCGCGACGAGGGCAGAGTGCGACTGACGACGGGCGAACTCGACCTGGAGCTGTGGGCACCGCGACTCGGGATCGCCGACGCCCGCGGGGGTGTCCACGTCGACTTCGGCGTCGCGGCCGACGACCCCCGGTCGATCGCCGACGGGGTGGCAGACGAGGCGCGCGCGGTCACCTCGGTCGACGAGGGGGTACGCGTTCGCGACCCGGACGGGCACTACCTGACGCTGGTCGGCGATTCGTGA